From a single Parambassis ranga chromosome 2, fParRan2.1, whole genome shotgun sequence genomic region:
- the arl4ab gene encoding ADP-ribosylation factor-like 4ab yields MGNGLSDHHSLLPCLPSFQSLHIVILGLDCAGKTTVLYRLRFNEFVNTVPTKGFNTEKIKVSLGGSRRTASFHFWDVGGQEKLRPLWRSYTRCADGIVFVVDSVDAERIEEAKTELHKITRLAENQGVPVLVVANKQDLRNSLSLAEMESMLALGELSSATPWHLQPTCAIIGEGLQEGLEKLHSMIMKRRKMLRQQKKKR; encoded by the coding sequence ATGGGGAATGGATTATCAGATCACCACTCTCTCCTGCCATGCCTTCCATCCTTCCAGAGTCTCCACATTGTCATTCTAGGACTAGACTGTGCAGGAAAGACCACTGTGCTATACCGCCTGCGTTTCAATGAGTTTGTGAACACAGTCCCAACTAAGGGTTTTAACACGGAGAAGATCAAAGTGTCACTAGGAGGGAGCAGGCGGACAGCATCCTTCCACTTCTGGGATGTGGGAGGTCAGGAGAAGCTGCGGCCACTGTGGCGCTCTTACACACGCTGTGCTGATGgaattgtgtttgttgtggacTCGGTGGATGCCGAGCGCATCGAGGAGGCCAAGACGGAGCTGCACAAGATCACACGACTGGCAGAGAACCAGGGGGTGCCAGTTCTGGTCGTGGCGAACAAACAAGATCTGAGGAATTCCCTTAGTCTGGCTGAGATGGAGAGCATGTTGGCTCTCGGTGAGCTCAGCAGCGCCACGCCTTGGCATCTTCAGCCAACTTGTGCTATTATTGGTGAGGGACTGCAGGAAGGACTGGAGAAGCTCCACAGCATGATCATGAAGAGGAGAAAGATGCTACGgcagcaaaagaagaagagatga